From one Triticum aestivum cultivar Chinese Spring chromosome 4B, IWGSC CS RefSeq v2.1, whole genome shotgun sequence genomic stretch:
- the LOC123090457 gene encoding probable serine/threonine-protein kinase PBL7 → MGILCCFQSGADKLLDHGHGGGGGPAAVPSSTTKKPPPRDAPAVTVRPPNLLRRDDDHQEEEGARSSSNNNNLATLVDEIVAESATHQHNRRVADEILGMNKEEAAVTARAFTFAELSEASGGFRVDSMLGEGGFGPVYRGRLRDGTEVAVKQLDRNGLQGTREFLVEVLMLSLLKHPHLVTLIGYCADANHRMLVYEFMPQGSLEDHLLDLPPSSRGLDWAMRMRIAQGAARGLEYLHDASRRPGPPVIYRDFKASNILLDGCFRAHLSDFGLAKVGPVGDKTHVSTRVMGTYGYCAPEYALTGKLTTMSDVYSFGVVFLEIITGRRVIDTSRPRDEHNLVQWAAPRFKSKKRFREMADPLLRGAYPTKGLYQALAISAMCLQEDATMRPSIADVVTALDYLTGVAKPSPPSQQQSPSPSPSPTHPQQQSPSPSPSPTHRQQQSPPKEEDDATD, encoded by the exons atGGGCATCTTGTGTTGCTTCCAGTCCGGCGCCGACAAGCTCCTGGATCATggtcatggtggtggtggtggtccggCGGCCGTACCTTCTTCCACAACCAAGAAGCCGCCTCCCCGAGACGCTCCAGCCGTCACCGTCCGCCCCCCTAATCTGCTGCGACGAGATGACGATCATCAAGAGGAGGAGGGCGcccgcagcagcagcaacaacaacaaccttGCCACCCTCGTCGATGAGATTGTTGCAGAATCAG CGACGCACCAGCACAACCGGCGGGTGGCTGACGAGATCCTGGGGATGAacaaggaggaggcggcggtgacGGCGCGCGCATTCACATTCGCCGAGCTCTCGGAGGCCAGCGGCGGGTTCCGGGTGGACTCGATGCTGGGCGAGGGCGGGTTCGGGCCGGTGTACCGTGGGCGGCTGCGGGACGGCACGGAGGTGGCGGTGAAGCAGCTGGACCGCAACGGGCTGCAGGGCACGCGCGAGTTCCTGGTGGAGGTGCTCATGCTCAGCCTCCTCAAGCACCCCCACCTCGTCACCCTCATCGGCTACTGCGCCGACGCCAACCACCGCATGCTCGTCTACGAGTTCATGCCCCAGGGCTCCCTCGAGGACCACCTCCTGGACCTGCCGCCGTCGTCCCGGGGGCTCGACTGGGCCATGCGCATGCGCATCGCGCAGGGCGCCGCCCGGGGCCTCGAGTACCTCCACGACGCctcccgccgccccggcccgcccgtcATCTACCGCGACTTCAAGGCCTCCAACATCCTCCTCGACGGCTGCTTCCGCGCGCACCTCTCCGACTTTGGCCTTGCCAAGGTCGGCCCCGTCGGCGACAAGACCCATGTCTCCACCAGGGTCATGGGCACCTACGGCTACTGCGCCCCCGAGTACGCGCTCACGGGCAAGCTCACCACCATGTCCGACGTCTATAGCTTCGGCGTCGTCTTCCTCGAGATCATCACGGGGCGGCGCGTCATCGACACGTCCAGGCCCCGTGATGAGCACAACCTTGTGCAGTGGGCGGCACCGCGCTTCAAGAGCAAGAAGCGCTTCAGGGAGATGGCCGACCCGCTCCTCCGCGGCGCATACCCAACCAAGGGGCTCTACCAGGCGCTCGCCATCTCCGCCATGTGTCTGCAGGAGGATGCCACCATGCGCCCCTCCATCGCCGACGTTGTCACGGCGCTCGACTACCTCACCGGCGTCGCCAAGCCTTCCCCTCCCTCTCAACAACAGTCGCCTTCCCCTAGCCCTAGCCCTACCCATCCTCAACAACAGTCGCCTTCCCCTAGCCCTAGCCCTACCCATCGTCAACAACAGTCGCCGCCCAAGGAGGAGGATGATGCCACTGACTAG
- the LOC123090459 gene encoding uncharacterized protein, translating into MSMPPAAWKRARKLVLGLPLLAGRSAGRSSSYSYWAGAGAAGEKIQKRSTAVRKVVTIGAISLAGGVALSAINDLAIFHGCTSKAIDKASENPEVVQVIGVPIARGPWYDASVVLGHRRRSVSCTFPVTGPRGSGVFQIEAVRNGEDGVFSFLRHHDWEILAMDARLELQVEAAALPSDDGGQGQQPVVMNLNLMSSAAADDDDNCKISGTGGGEEIS; encoded by the exons atgtcgATGCCGCCGGCGGCGTGGAAGAGGGCGAGGAAGCTCGTCCTTGGCCTTCCCCTGCTGGCCGGAAGATCCGCCGGACG CTCCTCCTCCTACTCTTACTGGGCCGGTGCCGGTGCCGCCGGAGAGAAGATCCAGAAGAGGTCGACGGCAGTCCGGAAGGTGGTGACCATCGGGGCCATCAGCCTGGCCGGGGGAGTCGCCCTCAGCGCCATCAACGACCTCGCCATCTTCCACGGATGCACCAG CAAGGCGATCGACAAGGCTAGCGAGAACCCAGAGGTTGTACAAGTGATCGGGGTCCCTATAGCTAGAGGACCATGGTACGATGCATCTGTCGTTTTGGGTCATCGGCGCCGATCCGTGTCGTGCACGTTCCCGGTCACAGGGCCACGGGGTTCGGGAGTCTTTCAGATCGAGGCCGTCCGGAATGGAG AGGATGGTGTGTTTTCATTTCTGCGCCACCACGACTGGGAGATATTGGCCATGGATGCTCGCCTGGAACTGCAGGTGGAAGCTGCAGCATTACCTTCAGATGATGGCGGTCAGGGTCAGCAACCAGTTGTGATGAACCTAAACCTGATGAGCAGCGCTGCTGCTGATGACGACGACAACTGTAAGATTAGTGGTACTGGCGGTGGTGAGGAAATCAGTTGA